Proteins co-encoded in one Perca flavescens isolate YP-PL-M2 chromosome 11, PFLA_1.0, whole genome shotgun sequence genomic window:
- the LOC114564565 gene encoding uncharacterized protein LOC114564565, translating to MTACGFNIINFTIYLGFILQSSHGFEVIQPQSQTVNPDGSASVTCEHNADVQTVEDVGLKGISLTDNSVKQLLCRKGKKDCKNITMLEENPKKWLFIILNIGPTAMNMKYECEFTVKISDLETTKTGTPTILLPGRKEVPCVPHPTPPPASHQLRWIIIGLLALIFLYSCVITSFYISLRCCNREPENCTYVEMRKAPQPRNQPMDIYG from the exons ATGACAGCTTGCGGCTTCAACATCATCAACTTCACAATTTATCTGGGCTTCATCCTACAATCGAGCCATG GCTTTGAGGTGATTCAGCCACAGAGTCAGACCGTAAACCCCGATGGGTCAGCCTCAGTCACCTGTGAACACAACGCAGATGTCCAGACTGTCGAAGATGTTGGACTCAAAGGCATATCACT AACAGACAACTCAGTCAAACAACTGCTCTGCCGGAAGGGGAAGAAAGACTGTAAGAACATTACCATGCTTGAAGAGAATCCCAAAAAGTGGCTTTTCATCATACTCAACATTGGGCCAACGGCAATGAACATGAAGTACGAGTGTGAGTTCACAGTGAAAATAAGTGATCTAGAGACAACCAAGACAGGAACACCAACCATACTGCTGCCAG GTCGAAAGGAAGTGCCCTGCGTACCTCACCCTACACCTCCTCCTGCGTCTCATCAGCTCAGGTGGATTATAATTGGTCTGCTGGCTCTGATCTTTCTGTACAGCTGTGTCATCACATCCTTCTACATCAGTCTGAGG tgCTGCAACCGAGAGCCCGAGAACTGCACATATGTAGAAATGAGGAAAGCTCCTCAGCCAAGGAATCAACCTATGGACATTTATGGGTAG